One genomic segment of candidate division KSB1 bacterium includes these proteins:
- the speA gene encoding biosynthetic arginine decarboxylase — translation MSVWKIQDSLETYNIAQWGANFFSVNDLGNVVVHPNGDAGRAIDLKVLVDEIQQRGIQLPLLVRFSDILRTRVRELCLSFQRAIEEYRYQSVYRGVYPIKVNQQKHVVSTIVDAGRPFHYGLEAGSKPELLTTMALLDDPEALIVCNGYKDEEFIELALLARKVGKNVILVVEKLNEVDLITRLAERLNVRPAMGVRVRLSTKGAGRWEASGGDRSKFGLGPVEILQTLEKLRAQNLLDCMQLLHYHLGSQITAIRNIKEALREAGRYYVEIKRLGAALKYFDVGGGLAVDYDGSRTNFSASANYSLQEYANDVVYQIMTTCDEAGVPHPIIVSESGRAITAHHSVLVFNVLGAIVSQPVEPQKPVEAPPLVVDLWESYQSLSRKNYQEAYHDIQHAREQILNMFNLGYINLHWRAYAEAVYRAANHKIQRLAKDWDYVPDELEGLDRALADIYFCNFSLFQSLPDAWAIDQVFPIMPIHRLNENPTQSAVLADITCDSDGCIDRFIDLRDVKDVLPLHPLRENEEYLIGIFLVGAYQEILGDLHNLFGDNNAVHVTLDGEEHAYKIEHVEYGDTVAEVLGYVQQKKDDLVNRFRESVERAVREGRCTIQESRHILEMYRSGFEGYTYMEG, via the coding sequence GTGTCGGTCTGGAAAATTCAAGATTCCCTGGAAACTTACAACATCGCGCAGTGGGGCGCGAATTTTTTTTCGGTGAACGATCTGGGCAACGTGGTGGTGCATCCCAACGGTGATGCCGGCCGCGCCATCGATCTGAAAGTGCTGGTCGATGAAATTCAACAGCGTGGCATTCAACTGCCGCTGCTGGTGCGCTTCTCCGACATTTTGCGCACGCGCGTGCGCGAACTCTGCCTGAGTTTTCAACGCGCGATCGAAGAGTACAGGTACCAGTCGGTTTACCGCGGCGTTTATCCCATCAAGGTCAATCAGCAAAAGCATGTCGTCTCCACCATCGTGGATGCCGGCCGGCCTTTTCATTACGGGCTGGAGGCCGGCTCGAAGCCCGAGCTGCTCACCACCATGGCGCTGCTCGACGATCCCGAAGCCCTGATCGTCTGCAATGGCTACAAGGACGAGGAGTTCATCGAGCTGGCCCTGCTGGCGCGCAAAGTGGGCAAGAACGTCATTCTGGTGGTGGAGAAGCTCAATGAAGTCGACCTGATCACCAGGCTGGCGGAGCGTTTGAACGTGCGGCCGGCGATGGGCGTGCGCGTGCGCCTGTCGACCAAGGGCGCGGGCCGCTGGGAGGCCTCGGGCGGCGACCGCTCGAAATTCGGGCTCGGCCCCGTGGAGATTCTGCAAACCCTCGAGAAGTTGCGCGCCCAAAACCTGCTGGACTGCATGCAGTTGCTGCACTATCACCTCGGCAGCCAGATCACCGCCATTCGCAACATCAAGGAGGCACTGCGCGAGGCCGGGCGTTATTATGTCGAGATCAAACGGCTGGGCGCCGCACTCAAGTACTTCGACGTGGGCGGCGGCCTGGCGGTGGATTATGACGGCTCGCGCACCAACTTTTCCGCCTCCGCCAATTATTCCCTGCAGGAATATGCCAATGATGTCGTTTATCAGATCATGACCACCTGCGATGAGGCGGGTGTGCCGCATCCCATCATTGTCAGCGAATCCGGGCGGGCAATCACCGCGCACCACTCGGTGCTGGTGTTCAACGTGCTCGGCGCCATCGTGTCGCAACCGGTGGAACCGCAAAAACCCGTCGAGGCGCCGCCGCTGGTGGTCGACTTGTGGGAGTCCTATCAAAGCCTCAGCCGCAAGAATTATCAGGAAGCCTATCACGACATCCAGCATGCGCGCGAGCAGATCTTGAACATGTTCAATCTCGGCTACATCAATCTGCACTGGCGCGCTTATGCCGAAGCCGTCTATCGCGCCGCCAACCACAAGATTCAGCGCCTGGCCAAGGATTGGGACTACGTTCCCGACGAACTGGAGGGGCTGGACCGCGCCCTGGCCGACATTTACTTCTGCAATTTCTCACTGTTTCAATCCCTGCCCGACGCCTGGGCCATCGATCAGGTTTTCCCCATCATGCCGATTCATCGCCTGAATGAAAACCCGACGCAATCCGCGGTGCTCGCCGACATCACCTGCGATTCCGACGGCTGCATCGACCGCTTCATCGATCTGCGCGACGTGAAGGATGTGCTGCCCCTGCACCCCCTGCGCGAGAACGAGGAGTATCTCATCGGCATCTTTCTGGTGGGCGCCTATCAGGAGATTTTGGGTGATTTGCACAATCTCTTCGGCGACAACAACGCCGTGCATGTCACCCTCGACGGCGAGGAGCATGCCTACAAAATCGAGCACGTCGAATATGGCGACACGGTTGCCGAAGTGCTGGGCTACGTCCAGCAGAAAAAGGACGACCTCGTCAACCGCTTTCGTGAAAGTGTGGAACGTGCCGTGCGCGAAGGCCGGTGCACGATTCAGGAGTCGCGTCACATTCTGGAAATGTATCGCAGCGGGTTCGAGGGCTACACGTACATGGAAGGCTGA
- the murJ gene encoding murein biosynthesis integral membrane protein MurJ yields the protein MTKSLSQKVTFAALIMMASVLASRVIGLVREMVIAHLGGAAGEVDAYNVAFVIPEILNHVVASGFLSITFIPIFSKYLAAGDERAGWEVFSIIFTVFGTLLALLVAAAWWWAPELVALVAPGLADPGQRAAAIRMTRIITPAQLCFFFGGLLMAVQFAKEQFTLPALAPLLYNLGIILGGVLLYRWLAMAGFAWGVLAGALAGNLLVQYVGARRVGMHLRWRFTLSHPDVKRYVLLSLPLMVGLTMTFSTEFFIRFFGSFLPEGSIASLNYGLRVMLILVGFFGQAAGVASYPYLARLMAEGRLAEMNRLLDDTLRRYIALVIPVATLLMVLSREVIRLLFQRGRFDQQATVLTAEVLVLLLIGAFAFAAQTVVVRGYYAMQNTLFPTLVGTLAVLASLPLYWFGTTQLGIHGLALAVSLSAILQSGLLYMLWNRKSGNRGSRLVYLLFGKLLLLSAAAGMMSAALRKVVLRFLAPDGMRDSLLLCLIIGTVFTALFLAASHALRVEEVMRVAGQIARRLKPGRRRNP from the coding sequence ATGACAAAATCCCTTTCCCAAAAAGTCACCTTTGCGGCACTGATCATGATGGCTTCGGTGCTGGCCAGCCGTGTGATCGGGCTGGTGCGCGAGATGGTGATCGCCCATCTCGGCGGTGCTGCCGGCGAGGTCGATGCCTACAACGTGGCCTTCGTCATTCCCGAAATTCTCAACCACGTGGTGGCGAGCGGCTTCCTGTCGATTACGTTCATTCCCATCTTTTCCAAATATCTCGCGGCCGGCGACGAGCGTGCCGGCTGGGAGGTGTTCTCGATCATCTTTACGGTTTTTGGCACATTGCTGGCGCTGCTGGTGGCGGCGGCGTGGTGGTGGGCACCCGAGCTGGTGGCGCTGGTTGCGCCGGGCCTGGCCGATCCCGGGCAGCGCGCCGCCGCGATTCGCATGACGCGCATCATCACACCGGCGCAATTGTGCTTTTTCTTCGGCGGCTTGTTGATGGCGGTGCAGTTCGCCAAAGAGCAGTTCACCCTGCCGGCTTTGGCGCCGCTGCTCTACAATCTCGGCATCATTCTCGGCGGCGTGCTGTTGTATCGCTGGCTGGCAATGGCGGGATTCGCCTGGGGCGTTTTGGCGGGCGCGCTGGCGGGCAATCTGCTGGTGCAATATGTGGGCGCGCGCCGCGTGGGCATGCACCTGCGCTGGCGCTTCACGCTCAGCCATCCTGATGTCAAGCGCTACGTGCTGCTCTCCCTGCCGTTGATGGTGGGATTGACGATGACGTTTTCCACGGAATTCTTCATCCGTTTCTTCGGTTCGTTTTTGCCGGAGGGCAGCATTGCTTCCCTCAATTACGGCCTGCGCGTCATGCTGATTCTGGTGGGTTTCTTCGGCCAGGCGGCGGGCGTGGCCTCCTATCCCTATCTCGCACGCCTGATGGCGGAGGGTCGTCTGGCCGAGATGAATCGCCTGCTCGATGACACCTTGCGCCGCTACATTGCCCTGGTCATTCCGGTGGCAACGCTCCTGATGGTTCTCAGCCGCGAAGTCATTCGCCTGTTGTTTCAGCGCGGCCGCTTCGACCAGCAGGCCACTGTGCTGACCGCCGAGGTGCTGGTGTTGCTCCTGATCGGGGCCTTCGCCTTTGCCGCGCAAACCGTGGTGGTGCGCGGCTACTACGCCATGCAAAACACCCTGTTTCCCACGCTGGTGGGCACGCTCGCCGTGCTCGCCAGCCTTCCGCTTTACTGGTTCGGCACGACACAACTGGGCATTCACGGCCTGGCGCTGGCGGTTTCCCTCTCCGCCATTTTGCAGAGTGGCCTGCTTTACATGTTGTGGAATCGCAAGAGTGGAAATCGCGGAAGCCGGTTGGTCTATCTGCTTTTTGGCAAGCTGCTGCTGCTCAGTGCGGCGGCGGGCATGATGAGTGCCGCCCTGAGGAAGGTTGTGCTGCGTTTTCTCGCTCCCGACGGCATGCGCGACAGCCTGCTCCTGTGTTTGATCATTGGCACGGTCTTCACCGCGCTTTTTCTCGCGGCCAGCCATGCCTTGCGTGTCGAAGAGGTGATGCGCGTGGCGGGGCAGATTGCCCGCCGGCTCAAACCCGGCCGCCGCCGCAACCCCTGA
- a CDS encoding flavin reductase family protein produces the protein MSQEFVSFSTNAMPPREAARLFLSLVAPRPIAWVSTLSASGVRNLAPFSFFNAVANHPPTVMIAIGQRQGRPKDTLRNVQETGEFVINLVDEHLAAAMNLTSGEWEAGVDEFQLANLAAAPSLEVKPPRVADAPVAMEARLTQIVPVAGTSATLVLGRIVRFHMRAALLRPNGLVDAAALRPITRLGGEEYATIGSVFAMARPEINK, from the coding sequence ATGTCGCAAGAGTTTGTCTCTTTCTCAACTAATGCCATGCCGCCGCGGGAAGCCGCCCGCCTGTTTTTGAGCCTCGTGGCACCGCGGCCGATTGCCTGGGTGTCAACCCTCAGCGCCTCCGGCGTGCGCAATCTCGCACCTTTCTCGTTTTTCAATGCGGTCGCCAACCATCCGCCGACCGTGATGATCGCCATTGGACAGCGCCAGGGCCGGCCCAAAGACACCTTGCGCAATGTGCAGGAAACCGGCGAATTCGTCATCAATCTCGTGGACGAGCATCTGGCCGCGGCAATGAATCTCACCTCCGGCGAGTGGGAAGCCGGCGTCGATGAATTCCAGCTGGCAAACCTGGCAGCCGCGCCCTCGCTGGAAGTGAAGCCGCCGCGCGTGGCGGACGCGCCGGTGGCGATGGAAGCGCGTCTCACGCAAATCGTACCGGTGGCGGGCACCAGCGCGACGCTGGTATTGGGCAGGATTGTGCGTTTTCACATGCGGGCCGCTTTGTTGCGACCCAATGGCCTGGTCGATGCCGCCGCGCTGCGACCGATCACACGTCTCGGCGGCGAAGAATACGCGACCATCGGCAGCGTCTTTGCAATGGCACGGCCGGAGATCAACAAATAG
- a CDS encoding metal-dependent hydrolase yields MDNLTHSLTGALAAKAMEVTKPEFFADPGFKRKAFWLLVVSANLPDLDVALGAFQDPIFAMQHHRGLTHSLVFAPVFALAPAALFYFWKKLAPFQTAWLLALLGTLLHIFFDVITAYGTQILAPLSSSRYALDWMFIIDPWFTGLLAAVLLLARLRPANRRRIVLAGSVLVLFYLGAEMINHQIARHRMAKALQQAGVQATKITALPQPLSLFRWMGLAQTADGARQAYMSNRRPAEPLTLTVYENAQDEFAARALQIPESRWYLHFARFPWVHSEQRDGRRVVEIRDLQFMIDRGVLRAIGFAERSLPFILRYTFSARGDLSEMKFNEEPVPRPVLSK; encoded by the coding sequence ATGGATAATCTCACGCACAGTCTCACCGGCGCGCTGGCCGCAAAGGCGATGGAAGTCACCAAGCCTGAGTTTTTTGCCGACCCCGGTTTCAAACGCAAAGCCTTTTGGCTGCTGGTGGTCTCGGCCAACCTGCCGGATCTCGATGTCGCGCTCGGCGCGTTCCAGGACCCAATCTTCGCGATGCAGCACCATCGCGGCCTCACCCATTCGCTGGTGTTTGCGCCGGTGTTTGCACTGGCGCCGGCCGCGCTTTTCTACTTTTGGAAAAAGCTGGCTCCCTTCCAAACCGCCTGGTTGCTGGCACTGCTCGGTACGCTGCTGCATATCTTCTTCGATGTCATCACGGCGTACGGCACGCAAATTCTCGCACCGCTGTCGTCCAGCCGCTATGCCCTCGACTGGATGTTCATCATCGATCCCTGGTTCACCGGTTTACTGGCGGCGGTGTTGCTGCTCGCCAGGCTGCGGCCGGCAAACCGGCGGCGCATCGTACTCGCGGGCAGCGTGCTGGTGCTGTTCTATCTCGGCGCAGAAATGATCAACCATCAAATCGCCAGACACCGCATGGCGAAGGCCTTGCAACAGGCCGGCGTGCAGGCGACGAAAATCACCGCCCTGCCACAACCGCTCAGCCTCTTCCGCTGGATGGGGCTGGCACAAACCGCAGATGGTGCCCGCCAGGCCTACATGAGCAACCGGCGGCCGGCAGAGCCGCTCACGCTCACCGTCTATGAGAACGCGCAAGATGAGTTCGCCGCCCGCGCCCTGCAAATTCCGGAAAGCCGCTGGTATCTGCATTTCGCCCGCTTTCCCTGGGTGCATTCCGAGCAGCGCGACGGCCGCCGGGTGGTCGAGATTCGCGATCTGCAATTCATGATCGACCGCGGAGTCCTGCGCGCAATTGGATTTGCCGAACGTTCACTGCCTTTCATTCTGCGCTACACCTTTTCGGCCCGGGGTGATCTGTCCGAAATGAAATTCAACGAAGAACCGGTGCCCCGGCCGGTTCTGTCAAAATAA